The Streptomyces sp. 11x1 genomic sequence TGAGTTCGTCGCCGCTGGTGAGGGCCAGGGTGGAGCCGATCTTCGGACTCACACACAGCCAGTCGATACCGCGGGGAGCGGGCCGGGTGCCGTTGGTTTCCACCGCGATCTCGAACCCGCGGCCGTGCAGGGCCTCGATGGCGGCCTCGTCCAACTGCAGCAGGGGTTCTCCGCCGGTGCACACCACGAACCGGTGCGCTTGGTCGGTGGTGGGCCAGGCGGCCTCGACGGCATCGGCCAGCTCCTCCGCGGTGCGAAAGCGGCCGCCGCCTTCGCCGTCGGTGCCCACGAAATCGGTGTCGCAGAACTGGCAAATAGCGCGGGCGCGATCTTGTTCCCGGCCGGTCCACAGG encodes the following:
- the queE gene encoding 7-carboxy-7-deazaguanine synthase encodes the protein MTYLIKEIFYTLQGEGGHTGRPAVFCRFSRCNLWTGREQDRARAICQFCDTDFVGTDGEGGGRFRTAEELADAVEAAWPTTDQAHRFVVCTGGEPLLQLDEAAIEALHGRGFEIAVETNGTRPAPRGIDWLCVSPKIGSTLALTSGDELKLVYPQAGGDPAQFEHLDFHHFRLQPLDDADREAHTRAVVEYCMKNPRWTLSLQTHKYLGIQ